The following coding sequences are from one Desulfosporosinus orientis DSM 765 window:
- a CDS encoding 3-hydroxyacyl-CoA dehydrogenase/enoyl-CoA hydratase family protein, with translation MQIHKVAVIGSGVMGSTIAAHLANAGIPSLLLDIVPSKLSAKEEAAGLTLEDPKVRNSIAEGNKAKLLKMNPAPLLVPEFADRIEVGNISDDLGRLNEVDWVIEVVVERLDIKVDLFKKIAAIVKPGTIVSSNTSGISLKAMVSDLPESFTRYFLGTHFFNPPRYMKLLEIIPGPNTDPEIMTYLCEFGERVLGKGVVIAKDTPNFIANRIGVYGLAVTLQEMLRSGLSVDEVDALTGPVMGRPKSASFRTVDLVGLDTFIHTANTVALGVPAEKDNFTLPEFMQTMLTNGWLGDKTKQGFYKKSKGPQGKVVEVLDPHTMTYVPKKKVSFASLEKAKAAGSLTEKMRTLINGKDAGAEFSWNVLKPVLLYAAAIAKDIADNISGIDEGMRWGFNWQMGPFEIWDALGVKTIADRVVAEGGTLPPLVEELLAKGHDRFYQKSESGEVSYFQDGEYHKKPASPYAVSLKQAHKDGKKIIGNAGASLIDLGDGVACLEFHSPNNSIGADILTMIHKSLEEVDKNYLGMVIGNQGKNFCVGANLMQILLEAEEENWDDLDYMVRQFQNGTMALKYAKKPVVAAPFGMTLGGGCEVCLHSHAIQASSETYMGLVEVGVGLIPGGGGTKEMAVRAMEGILPGIQVAPDYFFGKRFEIVAMAQVSNSAEKARHLGFLREGDRYSMNPDHVILDAKARVIDLARNFRPNLPKKYKVGGPGVRATLELALYGMREGNYISEYDQHIGKKIAYAVTGGDRPAGSLVDEQYLLDLEREAFMSLVGEPKTHDRIRHMLSKGKPLRN, from the coding sequence ATGCAGATTCATAAAGTTGCGGTGATAGGGTCGGGTGTCATGGGAAGTACCATTGCTGCTCATTTGGCCAACGCCGGAATCCCAAGCCTGTTGTTGGATATTGTTCCTTCTAAATTGTCGGCGAAAGAAGAAGCTGCCGGATTAACCTTGGAGGACCCTAAAGTACGGAATAGTATTGCCGAAGGCAATAAGGCTAAGTTGTTAAAAATGAATCCCGCCCCATTATTAGTTCCGGAATTTGCAGATCGCATTGAAGTTGGAAACATAAGTGATGATTTGGGTCGCTTAAACGAGGTTGATTGGGTGATTGAGGTTGTTGTGGAACGCCTGGATATTAAGGTGGATCTTTTCAAGAAGATTGCAGCTATTGTTAAACCAGGCACTATCGTCAGTTCCAACACCTCCGGCATTTCCTTAAAAGCCATGGTCAGTGATTTGCCCGAGAGCTTTACACGTTATTTTCTGGGAACACACTTCTTTAATCCCCCCCGCTATATGAAACTCTTGGAAATTATCCCCGGACCCAATACTGACCCGGAGATTATGACATATCTATGTGAGTTTGGAGAAAGAGTCTTAGGCAAAGGAGTGGTTATCGCTAAAGATACCCCCAACTTCATTGCCAATCGGATTGGGGTTTATGGCTTAGCCGTAACCCTGCAAGAAATGCTTCGTTCCGGCTTAAGCGTTGACGAAGTGGATGCCCTTACCGGACCGGTTATGGGACGGCCAAAGAGTGCTTCCTTCCGAACCGTTGACCTGGTCGGTCTGGATACTTTTATCCATACGGCTAATACAGTGGCTTTGGGAGTACCTGCTGAAAAAGATAATTTTACCTTACCTGAATTTATGCAAACAATGCTGACCAATGGTTGGCTTGGCGATAAAACTAAACAAGGTTTCTATAAAAAGTCCAAGGGACCTCAAGGTAAAGTGGTTGAAGTCCTGGATCCCCACACTATGACCTATGTCCCCAAGAAAAAGGTCAGTTTTGCTTCTTTGGAAAAAGCAAAAGCTGCCGGCAGCCTCACGGAAAAAATGCGCACCTTGATCAACGGTAAAGACGCCGGGGCTGAGTTCTCCTGGAATGTCCTAAAACCTGTCCTGCTCTACGCAGCTGCCATTGCTAAGGATATTGCTGACAATATTTCCGGTATTGATGAGGGCATGCGCTGGGGCTTCAACTGGCAAATGGGACCCTTTGAAATTTGGGATGCCTTAGGTGTGAAAACCATTGCTGACCGCGTCGTGGCAGAAGGCGGGACACTGCCTCCCCTGGTGGAAGAACTGCTGGCCAAAGGGCATGACCGTTTCTATCAAAAGAGCGAGTCCGGTGAAGTCTCTTATTTCCAAGATGGCGAGTATCATAAAAAACCGGCCAGCCCATATGCCGTTTCCCTTAAACAAGCCCATAAGGACGGCAAGAAGATCATCGGCAATGCCGGAGCCAGCCTGATTGACCTGGGGGATGGCGTGGCTTGCTTAGAGTTCCACTCACCCAACAATTCCATTGGTGCGGATATCCTCACCATGATTCACAAGTCCCTGGAAGAAGTGGATAAAAACTATTTGGGCATGGTCATCGGCAATCAGGGTAAGAACTTCTGTGTCGGGGCTAATCTGATGCAGATTCTCCTGGAAGCGGAAGAAGAAAACTGGGATGACCTGGACTACATGGTTCGTCAATTCCAGAACGGAACTATGGCCCTGAAATACGCCAAAAAACCTGTGGTAGCAGCCCCCTTTGGCATGACTCTGGGCGGCGGCTGTGAAGTTTGCCTGCACTCTCATGCTATTCAGGCTTCCTCGGAAACTTACATGGGCCTGGTGGAAGTAGGCGTGGGCTTGATTCCTGGCGGCGGCGGCACCAAAGAAATGGCTGTCCGGGCCATGGAAGGAATTCTCCCGGGCATTCAAGTCGCTCCGGATTATTTCTTCGGCAAGCGCTTTGAAATTGTGGCTATGGCTCAAGTTTCCAACAGTGCGGAAAAAGCTCGTCATTTGGGCTTCCTCCGTGAAGGTGACCGCTACAGCATGAATCCGGATCATGTGATCCTGGATGCCAAAGCCCGGGTTATTGACTTAGCTCGTAATTTCAGACCGAATTTACCCAAGAAATATAAAGTCGGCGGGCCTGGCGTGCGGGCTACCCTGGAACTGGCTCTCTATGGAATGCGGGAAGGAAATTACATCTCCGAGTATGACCAGCATATCGGCAAGAAAATCGCCTATGCCGTTACCGGCGGAGACCGTCCGGCAGGAAGCCTTGTGGATGAACAATATCTCTTGGATCTTGAACGTGAAGCTTTTATGAGCTTAGTGGGCGAACCGAAAACTCATGACCGGATCCGCCATATGCTTTCTAAAGGCAAACCACTACGTAATTAG
- a CDS encoding TetR/AcrR family transcriptional regulator has product MDAQREGKFQRILDAAIEAFAESGFHHCQVNKIARLAGVADGTIYLYFKSKEDVLIRVFQERMGDFIASMSKELSQCKTTEARLKTIVKTHFSYMEENRSIAIVTQLELRQSDPRIRLHINNTVVDYFNLIEEVIQQGIESGEVPKIDTRVARQMIFGSLDEATTDWVMARSPRTLKSEIEPMLALFEGALRLNKPNT; this is encoded by the coding sequence ATGGACGCGCAGCGCGAGGGTAAATTTCAGCGGATTCTCGATGCTGCCATCGAAGCTTTTGCAGAATCCGGATTTCATCATTGTCAGGTGAATAAGATTGCCCGTCTGGCTGGGGTTGCAGATGGTACCATTTACTTGTATTTCAAAAGTAAAGAAGATGTGCTCATACGAGTGTTTCAAGAACGCATGGGAGATTTTATTGCCTCTATGAGTAAAGAACTGTCTCAGTGCAAGACAACGGAAGCCCGTTTAAAGACCATTGTCAAAACCCATTTTTCTTATATGGAGGAAAATCGTTCCATTGCCATCGTAACTCAGTTGGAACTCAGGCAGTCTGATCCCCGTATCAGGTTACACATTAATAATACAGTGGTGGATTATTTCAATCTTATTGAGGAGGTGATCCAACAGGGCATAGAAAGCGGAGAAGTTCCCAAAATCGATACAAGGGTAGCACGTCAAATGATCTTTGGATCCTTAGATGAGGCTACAACGGATTGGGTTATGGCTCGCAGTCCACGAACCTTAAAAAGTGAGATTGAGCCGATGTTAGCTTTATTTGAGGGCGCACTTCGGTTGAATAAACCAAACACTTGA
- a CDS encoding acetyl-CoA C-acyltransferase, with amino-acid sequence MQEAFIIESKRTAIGKSGRGALAQVRPDDLGAYVIQDILKRVPSLNPAEIDDLVIGCSFPEAEQGMNMAKIMALRAGLPIDVPGVTINRFCSSGLQAISMAADRIRLGEADVMIAGGAESMSMVPMGGAKPAPNPYLVEHAPQAYVSMGITAENVALKYEVTREQQDAFAASSHQKAWAAQSSGRFDDEIVPVPLPMYGKPGEKWFTKDEGIRQETTVESLAKLRTAFKAGGSVTAGNSSQTSDGAAMTLLMSEQKVKELNLKPLAVWRGFAVAGVEPELMGIGPIKAIPKVLKQVGMTLDQIDLFELNEAFASQSLAILKTLEIDPAKVNPNGGAIAFGHPLGCTGAKLTATLLSEMTKRKLKYGMVTMCIGGGMGAAGIYEML; translated from the coding sequence ATGCAAGAAGCCTTCATTATAGAGTCGAAGCGTACAGCCATCGGAAAATCGGGTCGAGGTGCTTTGGCACAAGTTCGCCCGGATGACCTAGGTGCTTATGTTATTCAGGATATTCTCAAAAGAGTTCCGTCACTTAATCCCGCAGAGATTGATGACTTAGTTATAGGCTGCTCCTTCCCTGAAGCAGAGCAGGGAATGAATATGGCTAAAATCATGGCTTTACGGGCAGGTTTACCCATCGATGTCCCGGGAGTTACTATCAACCGATTCTGCTCCTCAGGATTACAAGCCATTTCCATGGCCGCGGACCGTATCCGTTTAGGGGAAGCGGATGTCATGATTGCCGGGGGAGCCGAGAGTATGTCCATGGTACCCATGGGCGGTGCTAAACCTGCACCCAATCCGTATTTGGTCGAGCATGCTCCCCAAGCTTATGTATCCATGGGGATTACGGCCGAGAATGTGGCTCTGAAATATGAAGTAACCCGTGAGCAGCAGGATGCCTTTGCCGCTTCAAGTCATCAAAAAGCCTGGGCAGCCCAAAGCAGCGGCCGCTTTGATGATGAAATTGTTCCGGTTCCATTGCCTATGTACGGCAAGCCTGGTGAAAAGTGGTTTACCAAAGATGAGGGAATTCGTCAGGAAACCACTGTGGAGTCATTAGCGAAATTAAGGACAGCCTTTAAAGCGGGAGGTAGTGTCACGGCAGGGAACTCGTCCCAGACCAGTGACGGTGCAGCCATGACCTTGTTGATGTCCGAACAAAAGGTTAAAGAACTTAATCTTAAACCCTTGGCCGTTTGGAGGGGATTTGCCGTAGCCGGTGTGGAACCGGAACTGATGGGTATTGGACCGATTAAAGCCATTCCCAAGGTCTTAAAGCAAGTTGGCATGACTTTGGATCAAATTGATTTGTTCGAATTGAACGAGGCCTTTGCTTCTCAATCCTTAGCTATTCTGAAAACCTTGGAAATAGATCCGGCCAAAGTAAACCCTAATGGCGGCGCCATTGCCTTTGGACACCCCTTGGGCTGCACAGGTGCTAAGCTTACCGCAACTCTTTTAAGTGAAATGACCAAGCGGAAGCTGAAGTACGGCATGGTTACCATGTGTATCGGCGGCGGCATGGGTGCTGCCGGGATCTACGAGATGCTGTAA